A window of Ruminiclostridium herbifermentans genomic DNA:
TTTTTGACATTTCATTATGATAGGAAATAGGCTTTTGAGTCTGGTAATAAACCTCTAAAGCACGTATAACACGTTTTACATTATTGGGATGAATATTTTTTGCTGCCTCTTCATCAACCTGCTTTAGCTTATCATGTAAATACTCAGCCCCAAATTCTTCAGCTTCTTTTTTTAATTTTTCACGAAGTTCCCAATCACACTGGCTTTCACTAAAATTAATATTATCTATAAGTGAACTAATGTATAGTCCTGTACCACCAACAATAATTGGTAGTTTGCCCTTAGCTATAATTTCTTCAATATATTTTTCAGCTAGTTCTTTGAATTTCACGACATTAAATTCTTCATTAGGTAATACCTCATCAATCAAATAATGCTTAATTCCTTGCATTTCATCTGTAGTTGGCTTTGCTGTGCCAATATCCATATGTTTATATATTTGCATCGAATCTGCTGATATTATTTCTCCATTCAATTTTTTAGCAAGTTCAATTGATAAGTTAGTTTTACCAGAAGCAGTAGGTCCTACAATTACAATTACACGGTTCATAAATATGTCCATGCCCAACACTTCACACAAGAATATCAAATAAATGGTTCTTCTTTTACAGAAATGTTTTGGGCTAAGAAAACTCCTTTTCTATTTATAATTTATTCAAATATGTTTAGTAATCCCTATATTTTTATCAGAAAACAGAAACTTTGTCATGATGATTGTAAAAAATTTTATTTCATCATATAATCCTTTAATTATATAATCCTTTTAAACATTTTTTCTATTTCATATTTTGTTAAGCGTACTATTGTGGGACGGCCATGGGGGCAAGTATACCTCCTGCCTGTGTTAGCCAGTTCAGTCAATAGCTGATGAACTTCTTTATCATCAAGCTTCTTGTTTGCTTTTATTGCCGCTTTACACGCTATGGTGTGAATCATTTCGTCTGCAACTGGCGTATTAACAGGCTTAACAGACTCCTGAATTTTATCGGCTAATTCCAGAAATATCTCTTTTGGTGAATATCCCTCCATTAGATATGGTATACCCCTTAATATAATTGAATTGTTTCCAAAATCCTCAAAAACAAAACCTATTTTATTAAACAGTTCAATATTAGATTTTATTGATTCAAGTTCAAAGGCTTGAAGCTGAATTACAACAGGTTCAAGCAACAATTGAGTTGTATTTTCCTGTGTCTCAAATTTAGTTTTTAGCTTTTCAAATATTATTCTTTCATGTGCAGCATGCTGATCAACCAAAACTAGTTCATTACCATTTTGAAGTATTATGTAGGTTGAAAAAGCTTGTCCTATATATTTCATATCTGCTAACTCAAGCTGTGTTTTTTCAGAGTCAGAATCAGATAAAGTATCAGTATTATATGTTTCTTCATTATATGTTTTTTTAATATATGTTTTTTTAATGTCATCTCTGATTTCAGAATTATAATCTTTATGCTCTTTTTCTATGGAAACTAAAGAATTAGTTCTGTCATTTTCGGTTAATAAGCTTTGATTAGAATTATCTTTCGAAGTAATATCAGATATCCCATCTGTATTATTTTCAGCTTCACTTTTTAAATCCTTACATACTAATGTATCTATAGAATTGTAACTGTTTTTATCACAATTTTCTGAAATTTTATTATCATTACAGGTCATATCTTGATTAACATTGTAATTACCAGAGATATATTGCGAAGCATTAGCAATTATTTCTCTATGACCAGCGTTTTCTTTTTCGGTACTTTCAGACACATCCTTTACATTTTTTATTATATCCTTCTTTGCCAGAGGCTCTAAAGCTTTAGTAAACATCCTTATTTCATGAGATTTGTCTATAACATTATTTGAAATGTCATTTAAAGCCGCAGCTTTTTCTTTTGGCGCAGCAAACTCACTATACTGTGGCTGAATATACTTTTTTTGTTCAATTGCAGGTGTGTCTGTTGAAATTTGAGGCTTTGATTGAGTTGCTATGGTACCTGCAGTAAAATCATCAGCCTCATTCATAGTATACTTTTGTTTTATAAGCTGTTCCTGTATATATTCCTTTTTAGTATATGTAATTTTTATTTTAAACAGTTCTCTGTCCTTTGCAGGCACTGAAACAGGATTAAATAAGCTGCTTGAGTTAAGTGCCTTTGAAACTGCCATATATATTGCTCTTGATAAATAACTTTCATCTGCAAACCTTACGTCCATTTTTGCAGGATGTACATTTGCATCAACTAACCCAGGATTAAGTTCAATATTCAAAACGAAAAATGGAAATTTATTTTTCATAAGAATACTGGAATATGCTTGTTCTACCGCATATGAAACCGTTCTGCTTTTAACATATCGTTTATTTATATAAAGTGATTGATAATTTCTGTTAGCTCTAGCTGACTCAGGTTTTCCCACATAACCAGAAATTTTAAATCTTTCGTCTTGATAATCAACCTCTAAGAGTTCCTTTAAAATTTCTTTTCCGTATACGCTAAAAATTGCACTTTTTAAATCATTATTTCCTGGGGTATGAACCAAGGTTGATTTTCCGCTTGTTAATTTAAAAGCTATATTAGGATTTCCTAACGCTATTCTAGAAATAGTATCAGATATATACGTAGCTTCAGTGGAATCCTTTTTTAAAAATTTATATCTTGCTGGTGTGTTAAAAAACAAATCCTTTACAATAAAGGTTGTGCCGACAGGACATCCTGTCTGCCTTACTTCTTTAAAAACACCGCCAACAACATGAACGTACATTCCATAAGTGCTGCTTGCAGTTTTAGTTTGTAGTTCTACAGAAGAAACGGCAGCAATACTTGCTAATGCTTCTCCCCTAAAACCCATTGTAATTATAGAATCTAAATCTTCCGCCCTTTTAATTTTACTAGTAGCATGTCTCTCAAAAGCAATTTCAACATCATCCTCATCCATACCGCTGCCATTATCAGTAACCTTAATGTAGGATATTCCACCATTCTTAATATCTACTGAAATACTTGTTGCACCGGCATCAATAGAATTCTCAACTAACTCTTTAATAACAGAAGCCGGCCTTTCAACCACTTCTCCTGCTGCTATTTTATTTGATGTATTTTCATCCAGCACAATAATCTTTCCCACTAATGTCACCCTTTCTGTATAGCGATACTAGAACGCAGATTGTAGAAATTTTCACTACTTAAGCGGTGTTTGAATGAGGCGCGAAGGTATTCTCATAATCTGAAAACCAAAATGCTATGCGCCACATATAAATGTAGATTACAATTCCCTGCCTCATTAAACGCATGGATTCAATAGTAAATTTCTCTATTGCAGAAAAACTTAATTTTCTTTAGCGGCTTTTCAATGAGGCGCAAGGATTTGTTATGCATTCATCTTCCTCTGCAAATCGTACAAAATATTCATTGCATCAATAGGCGTTAATCTAGATAAGTCAATTTTCTTTATTTCCTCTAACACTTCATTATTCTGTGATGCTTTTGCCGCAGCTGCAAACAAGTCCATCTGACCCTCAAACTGCTTTTTTGTCTTATGGTGTCTTCCATTTTTGTTAACATCAGCTGCGTCTAACTCAATTAGTATTTCTTTAGCTCTGTCTATTACTTCTAAAGGAACACCAGCAAGCCTTGCAACCTGAATTCCATAGCTGCCGTCAGCACCGCCTCTGATAATCTTACGAAGAAATATAACATCCTCGCCCTTTTCCTTTACTGTAATGCAATAATTTTTAATGCCAGATAGCTTCCCTTCCAGTTCAGTTAATTCATGGTAGTGGGTTGCAAAAAGTGTCCTGCACCCTAATTTTTCTTTGTTTACTATATATTCTATAACAGCCCATGCAATACTGAGTCCATCAAAGGTGCTGGTTCCTCTTCCTATTTCATCAAGTATAAGCAGACTATTCTTAGTTGCATTCTTTAGAATATTTGCAACTTCAGACATTTCAACCATAAATGTACTTTGACCAGAAGCCAAATCATCAGAAGCTCCTACTCTTGTAAATATTCTATCCACTAAACCTATTTTAGCAGTAGTTGCAGGCACAAAGCTTCCAATTTGTGCCATGAGCACAATTAAAGCTGTCTGTCTCATATAAGTGGACTTTCCTGCCATGTTTGGGCCTGTGATAATGGCAAGTCTGTCATCTTCCTTATCTAGCACTGTGTCATTGGGCACAAAGCTACTTTTATCAACCATTTTTTCAACCACAGGATGCCTGCCGTCAACAATTTGTATTTCATCACCGTCAGTTACTTCAGGCATACAATAATTCTCTCTGTCTGCAACTTCGGCTAAGGATGCTAGTGCATCAAGCTCAGCTAATGCCTTTGCTGTCAATTTGATTCTTGTTATTTGGGCAGCTATAGCTTCTTTGATCTCAACAAATAAGTTGTATTCAAGCTGAACTATTTTTTCCTCTGCACCTAGAATTGTTTCTTCTATCTCCTTTAACTCAGGAGTTATATATCTTTCACAGTTTGCAAGAGTTTGCTTGCGAATATACTCCGCTGGTACTAGCGAAAAATATGATTTTGTTACTTCTATAAAATAACCAAAAACCTTATTAAATCCAACCTTAAGGTTCTTGATACCTGTCTTTTCTCTTTCAGCAGCTTCTATAGCAGCTATCCAGTCCTTACCTTGTGTAGATGCTGTTCTTAGCTTGTCCACTTCATCATTGTAGCCAGCTTTAATTATGCCACCCTCTTTAATTGTGATGGGCGGTTCGTCTATTATAGAAGCTTCTATCAAATTTCTGACATCATCAAGAGAATCTAATTGTTCAAAGCAGTATTTGTTATAAGGTGCTTCGAAATCCTTCAAAATATCCTTTATGTAAGGAATCTGATTTATTGAATTTTTAAGAGCAATCAGATCTCTGCAATTTACGCTGCCAAGTACTACTTTGCCCATTAGCCTCTCTATATCGTATACTCTTTTCAAGAGTTCTCTGGTTTCAACACGTGCCATAAATTTATTCTTGAATTCATCAACTGCATTTAAGCGCAGCTTTATATCTTCTAAATTTACAAGAGGCTGTTCAATCCATTTTCTAATAAGCCTACCGCCCATAGAAGTCATGGTTTTATCAAGCACCCACAGTAATGAACCCTTTTTTGACTTTTCTCTCATGGTTTCAGTTAACTCTAAGTTTCTGCGTGTAGCAGCATCTAAAACCATATATTCCTCAATGTTGTATGAATTAAAATTCTGTATATGACTAAGACTTACCTTTTGAGTTGTTACTAAGTATCTTAATAAAGCACCAGAAGCATTTACAGAAATATCATACTCGGTTAAATTCACTTTAAAATCAGTAAAATGGGACTTTAGAATTTCGTTTGATGATCCGTATTCAAACAAGCTGTCTTCCAATTCTGTTATGTATATATTAAATCTTACATTTATTTGGGCTAAAAATTCAGTATCCTTATTAAACTCACTGTTTACAACCAATTCAGAAGGTAAATATTTAGCTATTTCATCAAGAAGCTTGCCTTTGGTATTTCCCCAAGTAATTCTAGTAGCATTAAATTCACCGGTAGTTATATCAACAGCAGCTATCCCATAAAAATTCCCATTTTTACATATTGACATAAGATAATTATTTTTTCTGTCATCAAGCATTGCAATATCTGTAACAGTACCTGGTGTTACTACCTTGATTACATCTCTTTTAACTAGACCCTTTGCAACAGAAGCATCTTCTACCTGTTCACATATAGCAACCTTAAAGCCCTTTGAAATAAGCCTTGCCACATAGCCATCTGCTGAATGAAAAGGGACACCGCACATGGGAGCCCTTTCATCTAAACCACAATCTTTTCCTGTCAAAGTTATTTCTAGTTCTCTTGATGCTATCTCTGCATCAGAAAAGAACATTTCATAGAAATCCCCTAACCGAAAAAATAAAATACAATCCTTATATTGTTCTTTTATATCAAGATACTGTTGCATCATCGGAGTAACAGTAGCCATAAAACCCCACCTATCTCGTAAAGTATATGATGTAATGAGAATTTTTTTAAACAGTAAAATTTTATTTTGATTCTTGGCGTTATAATGAGGCAAAAAATGTACTACACTTTATAAGTGATAAATACCGTTTTGCTTCAGTCGACGAGAATATCTCCGTAGCTCATTGAAACACCACTTGAGTAATTATTTTTCTTAATTCGAAAAATTTCATCGAAAATTTTCATCTAAAAAATTCATCGAAAATTTCAATCGAAAACTCAATTTTGAATTAAGGTGCTTTTATTAACCTTTACAGCCGCCACCACAGGTTTTGCATTTATCATCTGTGCAGCCACTTTCACCTGTTATTGAGTAGACAATAATATCATTTACTTTTTTCATTAATGCCTCTAAATTTGCCTTTGAAACAAGATAATTATTAGTTATTTCATAATCATTAATTTCCTGCTGCTTTTCCAATAATTTTATTTTAGCTTTGTCAATTGCCTCTGCTCCTGCGTTTTCACGTGTAGCCTTAACCATTTCTATTTGAAGCTGCTTATATTCCTTCATAAGTTTATTTGACTTTTCGTCTGCTTTCATTGCCGCTTCAGCGCTGTTATATGCTTTCATTTCCTTTGACTCTGCCATCATTAATCCAAGTTCTCTTGCCTTTTCTGTAATATCCATTATGATCACCTTTCTATTTCCATTTTAAGGATTATTTTTATTATTCTTATATTATTAATTCAACTTTACATTGATAAGTTTAACACCTACGCTTTTTAAGCTGATATTAACTTTAATATTTTATGAAAATACTTCATAAACTTCGTACATAGTTCTATATGTTGAATAAGTCAAATTTCCATATAGACAATATTATTTCAAACTGAACTTTACTTATAAGTTACTCCTTTGAAAGCCAATTGATTCTTTAAAAAATTGAAATTTAACATTGAACAGTTATTTCAATATATTCTTATTTAAAATAATCTTTTTTAACTAATCAAGGGTTCCATTTAACGACCATGTCTGTATTCCATCAATTCTGACCTTTATCAGCTTTCCAACTAAATCAGGACTTCCTTTAAAATTAACAATTTTATTTTGTCTTGTTCTGCCAGTATAAGTGGTTTTGCTGTTTTTACTAAGCCCCTCTACAAGTACTTCCACTTCTTTTCCCAGAAGTTCATTATTAATCTGAAGACTTATGGAATTTTGTAACTCCAATAATCTATCAAATCTATCTTTCATAACCTCTTCAGGAACTTGATTTGGATTCTTTGCTGCCGGCGTACCAGTCCTCTTTGAGTATAGGAAAGTATATGCCATATCATATTTTGCCTTAGAAACAACATCTAATGTTTCTGCAAAGTCCTCTTCAGTTTCGCCAGGAAATCCAACTATAATATCAGTAGTCAAGCCAATATCAGGTATATGCTCTTTAACCTTTGCAATTAAACTCAAATACTGTTCTTTTGAATATTTTCTATTCATGTCCTCAAGAATTTTAGAACTTCCAGCCTGAACAGGCAAATGTAAATGCTCGCAAACCTTTTCACAGTCACGAATGGCATAAATCAAATCATCTGATAAGTCTTTAGGATGAGAAGTCATAAATCTGATTCGTTCGATACCATCAATTTTATTTAACTCCCTTAATAGGTTGGCAAAGGTGTAATCTCCTTCTAAATCCTTACCATAGGAATTTACATTTTGACCTAATAAAGTTATTTCTTTACATCCATCCTCAGCCAATTTTATTACTTCGTTTCTTATTTCATCAATTCCCCTGCTGCGTTCTCTTCCTCTGACATATGGCACAATACAATAGGAGCAGAAATTATTACAGCCATACATAACAGTTACCCAAGCTTTGAGTTTATCTTTTCTGCTAATAGGCATGTTTTCAGCAATTGAACCTGTTGAATCCCAAACATCAATAACCATTTTATCAGACGCAATTGCAGTATTGAGTAATTCAGGAAGTTTATATAAATTGTGTGTGCCGAATATTATGTCAACATGTCGGTACACCTTTTTTATATGCGCAACAACTTCTGGCTGCTGCATCATACAGCCGCATATAGCAATAATAAGATTTGGATTTACTTCTTTCAACTTTTTTAAAGCTCCTAGATGTCCATAAACCTTTTGCTCGGCATTTTCGCGAACACAACAAGTGTTGAATATAATTAAGTCACTGTCTGAACGATCATCACATTCAGAATATCCCATTTCGGAAAGCATTCCTGCAAGACGTTCCGAATCATTTTCATTCATTTGACAACCAAAAGTTTCAATGTTGTATCTAATTGGTTTACCTAACTTTATAGTTAAATCTTGTACATATTGCTTAATAGCTTCTATATATTTGTACTGCGCGTTAATTTCTTCTGCAGATACTTTTGTTGTAACTCTTTTTCCTTCGCTCAAAACTATTCCTCCATAGTTTAACGTTAATTAAATAATATCATAACATACAGAAGCTATTATAACATAAAATCATGTAATTTAAATATTATTATTATTTTACCAACTTAATTTAATATATTAATAAAAATCCTCTAAAAAATACCCAATATATGTAAATGGGATAATTTTTATCCTTTCTTGCGCACTTAACACATAATGGGATTGAGTTGACTTTCTTTATAAATACATTTTATATTTTTCTAAAAGAACCTCAACTCCAGCATATACAAAAGTACTTACCTCATTGGTAGTAAGAAATCCATATTTTTTATAAAAGTTAACAGCTCTATAGTTTTCTTTAATAACCCATAAATAGCAGCTTTTGCAGCCATGCTGCTTTAACCTGTTTATTGCAAATCTGGTCAATTCATAACCTTGCTTTTTCGACCAGTATTCAGGTAATACATACAATGAAATAATCTCGCCTTCATCACAATTTGGGCAATCTAGCTTTGTCATTTCTTTTCCATAGCTAATTGTACCAGTAATCCTTCCATCTTGCTCAAAAACTGCAGCTTCATGAATATTATGTTCAATTACTCTTGTAAATAGTTCTACCCAGCCGTCATCTGAAATATTATTAAGATATTCTATTGGAATAAATTTATCATATGCGCCTTTCCATGTTCTAGCATGTACATAGCTCATTGCTTCTACATCGTGAATACTTGCTAAACGTACGCCCATAGTTATTTCACCCCTCAATACTCCATCTGTTGTTAAACTTATCAGACAATAAAGGTAATATTTATTAAAGTATATATATTTTAACATTAGTTTCATATTGTTCCTAGTTAAAATATATTTGCTTTTAATTATTATCAATCTACGATTACTATTTCGCTTTATAAATTAACTCATAACAGAATTGGATTTATTTTCTTTTTGGTATATAATTATTTCTATCCTAT
This region includes:
- the miaA gene encoding tRNA (adenosine(37)-N6)-dimethylallyltransferase MiaA, which encodes MNRVIVIVGPTASGKTNLSIELAKKLNGEIISADSMQIYKHMDIGTAKPTTDEMQGIKHYLIDEVLPNEEFNVVKFKELAEKYIEEIIAKGKLPIIVGGTGLYISSLIDNINFSESQCDWELREKLKKEAEEFGAEYLHDKLKQVDEEAAKNIHPNNVKRVIRALEVYYQTQKPISYHNEMSKRVPPKYKFMLIGLTMDRQYLYERINKRVDIMLKNGLVEEVKALVDNGFSESITAMQGIGYKEILAYLEGKNSLEEAVEIIKRDSRRYAKRQLTWFRRIKDIKWFNIDDYGNNHNIIEDVSNYICTN
- the mutL gene encoding DNA mismatch repair endonuclease MutL, translating into MGKIIVLDENTSNKIAAGEVVERPASVIKELVENSIDAGATSISVDIKNGGISYIKVTDNGSGMDEDDVEIAFERHATSKIKRAEDLDSIITMGFRGEALASIAAVSSVELQTKTASSTYGMYVHVVGGVFKEVRQTGCPVGTTFIVKDLFFNTPARYKFLKKDSTEATYISDTISRIALGNPNIAFKLTSGKSTLVHTPGNNDLKSAIFSVYGKEILKELLEVDYQDERFKISGYVGKPESARANRNYQSLYINKRYVKSRTVSYAVEQAYSSILMKNKFPFFVLNIELNPGLVDANVHPAKMDVRFADESYLSRAIYMAVSKALNSSSLFNPVSVPAKDRELFKIKITYTKKEYIQEQLIKQKYTMNEADDFTAGTIATQSKPQISTDTPAIEQKKYIQPQYSEFAAPKEKAAALNDISNNVIDKSHEIRMFTKALEPLAKKDIIKNVKDVSESTEKENAGHREIIANASQYISGNYNVNQDMTCNDNKISENCDKNSYNSIDTLVCKDLKSEAENNTDGISDITSKDNSNQSLLTENDRTNSLVSIEKEHKDYNSEIRDDIKKTYIKKTYNEETYNTDTLSDSDSEKTQLELADMKYIGQAFSTYIILQNGNELVLVDQHAAHERIIFEKLKTKFETQENTTQLLLEPVVIQLQAFELESIKSNIELFNKIGFVFEDFGNNSIILRGIPYLMEGYSPKEIFLELADKIQESVKPVNTPVADEMIHTIACKAAIKANKKLDDKEVHQLLTELANTGRRYTCPHGRPTIVRLTKYEIEKMFKRII
- the miaB gene encoding tRNA (N6-isopentenyl adenosine(37)-C2)-methylthiotransferase MiaB, with the protein product MSEGKRVTTKVSAEEINAQYKYIEAIKQYVQDLTIKLGKPIRYNIETFGCQMNENDSERLAGMLSEMGYSECDDRSDSDLIIFNTCCVRENAEQKVYGHLGALKKLKEVNPNLIIAICGCMMQQPEVVAHIKKVYRHVDIIFGTHNLYKLPELLNTAIASDKMVIDVWDSTGSIAENMPISRKDKLKAWVTVMYGCNNFCSYCIVPYVRGRERSRGIDEIRNEVIKLAEDGCKEITLLGQNVNSYGKDLEGDYTFANLLRELNKIDGIERIRFMTSHPKDLSDDLIYAIRDCEKVCEHLHLPVQAGSSKILEDMNRKYSKEQYLSLIAKVKEHIPDIGLTTDIIVGFPGETEEDFAETLDVVSKAKYDMAYTFLYSKRTGTPAAKNPNQVPEEVMKDRFDRLLELQNSISLQINNELLGKEVEVLVEGLSKNSKTTYTGRTRQNKIVNFKGSPDLVGKLIKVRIDGIQTWSLNGTLD
- the mutS gene encoding DNA mismatch repair protein MutS, coding for MATVTPMMQQYLDIKEQYKDCILFFRLGDFYEMFFSDAEIASRELEITLTGKDCGLDERAPMCGVPFHSADGYVARLISKGFKVAICEQVEDASVAKGLVKRDVIKVVTPGTVTDIAMLDDRKNNYLMSICKNGNFYGIAAVDITTGEFNATRITWGNTKGKLLDEIAKYLPSELVVNSEFNKDTEFLAQINVRFNIYITELEDSLFEYGSSNEILKSHFTDFKVNLTEYDISVNASGALLRYLVTTQKVSLSHIQNFNSYNIEEYMVLDAATRRNLELTETMREKSKKGSLLWVLDKTMTSMGGRLIRKWIEQPLVNLEDIKLRLNAVDEFKNKFMARVETRELLKRVYDIERLMGKVVLGSVNCRDLIALKNSINQIPYIKDILKDFEAPYNKYCFEQLDSLDDVRNLIEASIIDEPPITIKEGGIIKAGYNDEVDKLRTASTQGKDWIAAIEAAEREKTGIKNLKVGFNKVFGYFIEVTKSYFSLVPAEYIRKQTLANCERYITPELKEIEETILGAEEKIVQLEYNLFVEIKEAIAAQITRIKLTAKALAELDALASLAEVADRENYCMPEVTDGDEIQIVDGRHPVVEKMVDKSSFVPNDTVLDKEDDRLAIITGPNMAGKSTYMRQTALIVLMAQIGSFVPATTAKIGLVDRIFTRVGASDDLASGQSTFMVEMSEVANILKNATKNSLLILDEIGRGTSTFDGLSIAWAVIEYIVNKEKLGCRTLFATHYHELTELEGKLSGIKNYCITVKEKGEDVIFLRKIIRGGADGSYGIQVARLAGVPLEVIDRAKEILIELDAADVNKNGRHHKTKKQFEGQMDLFAAAAKASQNNEVLEEIKKIDLSRLTPIDAMNILYDLQRKMNA
- a CDS encoding GNAT family N-acetyltransferase gives rise to the protein MGVRLASIHDVEAMSYVHARTWKGAYDKFIPIEYLNNISDDGWVELFTRVIEHNIHEAAVFEQDGRITGTISYGKEMTKLDCPNCDEGEIISLYVLPEYWSKKQGYELTRFAINRLKQHGCKSCYLWVIKENYRAVNFYKKYGFLTTNEVSTFVYAGVEVLLEKYKMYL
- a CDS encoding YlbF family regulator codes for the protein MDITEKARELGLMMAESKEMKAYNSAEAAMKADEKSNKLMKEYKQLQIEMVKATRENAGAEAIDKAKIKLLEKQQEINDYEITNNYLVSKANLEALMKKVNDIIVYSITGESGCTDDKCKTCGGGCKG